The Halosimplex litoreum genome has a window encoding:
- a CDS encoding FAD-dependent monooxygenase — translation MTDDYEHYEAVVVGAGPGGAAAAATLARNGVETLVLERGVDAGSKNVSGGLIYAEESSPYTIDELFPGFREEASDREVTEHYIHNVAGREVKTFDLGELHHHDTEWADSVLRRKMDSWLAREVHEMTRETGGGLLTEVRVNGLLREGAEIVGVTCDELDPIEADVIIAADGVNSELARDAGLMDWEEPDEWFQGVKAVVDMPEGAIEGRFDVDGDEGVAHLFSGDLFENVRGGGFLYTNDESLSIGTVFHLDSIADERAEPQELLDNLLTHPLLTDWLGGEYDELEYSAKLVPDSKKVAHPSPYRDRLLLVGDAAGQMQAQGPIIKGMNHAVTAGALAAEAFVDARSRGDTDAAGERYVAKLEAEGVMDKLRPTRYRTLGKLGEVGPVASAMDAVTDSVVGRAAISALGDRAESLFNSPFLMGMLPDTRMGYVTVPTVIAEELGEPVDGLNTVEPPELDDRIGDLTYDVDEGNPHIELRDNAFAASGTAVTACPVSAEDFGGGCYRDEYVGTNGTEEHVVSLDTQPCVECGTCAVVADTDWTHPRGGKGVEYERG, via the coding sequence ATGACTGACGACTACGAACACTACGAGGCGGTCGTCGTCGGCGCCGGCCCCGGCGGCGCGGCGGCGGCCGCGACACTCGCACGGAACGGCGTAGAGACGCTGGTCCTCGAACGAGGGGTCGACGCCGGCTCGAAGAACGTCTCGGGGGGGCTCATATACGCCGAGGAGTCCTCGCCGTACACGATCGACGAGCTGTTTCCCGGCTTCCGCGAGGAGGCGAGCGACCGCGAGGTCACCGAGCACTACATCCACAACGTCGCCGGGCGAGAGGTGAAGACCTTCGACCTGGGCGAGTTGCACCACCACGACACCGAGTGGGCCGACTCGGTGCTCCGGCGGAAGATGGACTCGTGGCTCGCCCGCGAAGTCCACGAGATGACCCGCGAGACCGGCGGCGGTCTCCTGACGGAAGTCCGGGTGAACGGCCTCCTCCGGGAGGGCGCGGAGATCGTCGGCGTCACCTGCGACGAACTCGACCCCATCGAGGCCGACGTGATAATCGCGGCCGACGGGGTCAACTCCGAGCTGGCCCGCGACGCCGGACTGATGGACTGGGAGGAGCCCGACGAGTGGTTCCAAGGGGTCAAGGCGGTCGTGGATATGCCCGAAGGCGCCATCGAGGGTCGGTTCGACGTCGACGGAGACGAGGGCGTCGCCCACCTGTTCTCGGGCGACCTCTTCGAGAACGTCCGCGGTGGTGGGTTCCTCTACACGAACGACGAGTCGCTGTCGATCGGGACGGTCTTCCACCTCGACTCGATCGCAGACGAGCGCGCCGAGCCCCAGGAGCTGCTGGACAACCTGCTCACCCATCCCCTCCTGACCGACTGGCTCGGCGGCGAGTACGACGAACTGGAGTACTCGGCGAAGCTCGTCCCGGACTCGAAGAAGGTGGCTCACCCCTCGCCCTACCGGGATCGACTCCTGCTGGTGGGCGACGCGGCCGGTCAGATGCAGGCACAGGGACCGATCATCAAGGGGATGAACCACGCCGTCACCGCGGGCGCGCTCGCGGCCGAAGCGTTCGTCGACGCCAGGTCGCGAGGCGACACGGACGCCGCCGGCGAGCGCTACGTCGCCAAGCTGGAGGCCGAGGGCGTGATGGACAAGCTCCGGCCGACCCGCTACAGGACACTGGGGAAGCTCGGCGAGGTCGGGCCGGTCGCCTCGGCGATGGACGCCGTGACCGACTCCGTGGTCGGCCGGGCGGCCATCTCCGCGCTGGGCGACCGGGCGGAGTCGCTGTTCAACTCCCCGTTCCTCATGGGGATGCTCCCGGACACGCGGATGGGCTACGTCACCGTCCCGACGGTCATCGCCGAGGAACTCGGCGAACCGGTCGACGGCCTCAACACCGTCGAGCCGCCGGAACTAGACGACCGGATCGGCGACCTGACCTACGACGTCGACGAGGGCAACCCTCACATCGAACTGCGCGACAACGCCTTCGCCGCCAGCGGAACGGCGGTGACGGCCTGTCCGGTCAGCGCAGAGGACTTCGGCGGGGGCTGCTATCGCGACGAGTACGTCGGCACGAACGGCACCGAGGAGCACGTCGTCAGCCTCGACACCCAGCCCTGCGTCGAGTGCGGCACCTGCGCCGTCGTCGCCGACACCGACTGGACCCACCCCCGCGGCGGCAAGGGCGTCGAGTACGAACGGGGGTGA
- a CDS encoding GNAT family N-acetyltransferase has protein sequence MELTAELSFDHDDRRDIYDYVERHGSVEPRKVRRALEMEPRAFGHHVAILKRDGVLLESEAELRIAYDDELEEEFSSDGVQVTIRRAREEDLTGLVGVIRQAIGGGTYVDAETVADVVDHEEVLLRHNELQSRVFFVATVDGEVVGWVNLNTHETAKLDHTAELTVGVLDQYRGHGIGSELLERGVEWASDNGYEKIYNSVPEANEGAIDFLEAHGWEVEAVREDHYKIDGEYLDEVMLATTV, from the coding sequence ATGGAGCTCACGGCAGAACTCTCGTTCGACCACGACGACCGGCGTGACATCTACGACTACGTCGAGCGCCACGGGTCGGTCGAGCCCCGGAAGGTCCGGCGGGCGCTGGAGATGGAGCCGCGGGCGTTCGGTCATCACGTCGCGATCCTCAAACGCGACGGTGTCCTGCTCGAATCGGAGGCGGAGTTGCGGATCGCCTACGACGACGAACTGGAAGAGGAGTTCAGTTCGGACGGCGTCCAGGTGACGATCCGCCGCGCCCGGGAGGAGGATCTGACCGGGCTCGTCGGCGTGATCCGCCAGGCTATCGGCGGGGGTACCTACGTCGACGCCGAGACGGTCGCCGACGTGGTCGACCACGAAGAGGTACTGTTGCGACACAACGAGTTGCAGTCCCGGGTGTTCTTCGTCGCCACCGTCGACGGCGAAGTGGTCGGCTGGGTCAATCTCAACACCCACGAGACGGCGAAACTCGACCACACGGCCGAACTCACGGTCGGCGTTCTCGACCAGTACCGCGGCCACGGCATCGGGAGCGAACTCCTCGAACGCGGCGTCGAGTGGGCCAGCGACAACGGCTACGAGAAGATCTACAATAGCGTCCCCGAGGCCAACGAGGGCGCGATCGACTTCCTCGAAGCCCACGGCTGGGAGGTCGAGGCGGTCCGCGAGGACCACTACAAGATCGACGGCGAGTACCTCGACGAAGTGATGCTCGCGACGACTGTCTGA